Proteins found in one Salvia splendens isolate huo1 chromosome 10, SspV2, whole genome shotgun sequence genomic segment:
- the LOC121752909 gene encoding heparanase-like protein 3 → MAYSDTLLSEMAFAMKILGLTLWWLYITSQGATRAVSQSANGTVHIDGSSPIGVTDEDFICATMDWWPPTKCDYGTCSWGTASLLNLDLSNKILLNTIKAFSPLKIRLGGTLQDKLRYQTSDDTTPCTQFIKNSSEMFGFGPGCLALSRWDELNTFFGKAGAKIIFGLNALTGRTIGPGGVCTGAWDPTNAESLMRHTVNSGYTIHGWELGNELSGNGIGASVAAEQYSADVITLGKKVQEIYKGFDTKPLVLGPGGFFDGTWFARFVKGAAGSLQVVTHHIYNLGPGVDEHLIEKILDPSYLDGEAQTFKDLQSIVKSSGSGAVAWVGEAGGAYNSGRNLVTNAFVFSFWYLDQLGMSAAYDSKTYCRQSFVGGNYGLIDTNTYVPNPDYYSALLWHRLMGRRVVSTSFNGASKMRAYAHCSKNRNGITLLLINLDNTTTVQVGVSVEKLTLEQAVRLTRKTQFSGGYREEEEETGNEMSRDEYHLTAKDGDLHSRTMLLNGEILQLNSSGQIPPLNPRRVDVLQPITVAPYSILFAQIPISLPACK, encoded by the exons ATGGCTTATTCAGACACACTGTTATCTGAGATGGCTTTTGCAATGAAGATTCTGGGGCTAACGCTGTGGTGGCTCTACATAACCAGCCAAGGCGCAACGAGGGCCGTCTCTCAGAGCGCCAACGGAACAGTGCATATCGATGGATCGTCTCCCATTGGAGTCACGGACGAAGACTTCATCTGTGCTACAATGGACTGGTGGCCGCCTACGAAATGCGACTACGGCACCTGCAGCTGGGGAACTGCTTCCCTTCTCAATCTG GATTTGAGCAACAAGATTCTGCTGAATACTATCAAAG CCTTTTCTCCTCTGAAAATCAGACTTGGAGGAACTCTGCAAGACAAACTAAGATACCAAACATCAGATGATACTACTCCATGCACTCAGTTTATCAAGAATAGCTCTGAGATGTTCGGATTTGGTCCCGGTTGCTTGGCCCTATCGCGATGGGACGAGCTCAACACCTTTTTCGGAAAAGCAGG AGCTAAGATTATATTCGGTCTGAACGCGCTGACTGGCCGGACTATTGGACCTGGCGGCGTGTGCACGGGAGCTTGGGACCCCACCAACGCAGAATCTCTAATGAGACACACTGTTAACAGTGGCTACACCATCCATGGATGGGAGCTTG GAAACGAACTGAGTGGCAACGGCATTGGAGCAAGCGTTGCAGCCGAACAATACTCGGCTGATGTGATCACACTTGGCAAGAAAGTGCAGGAGATCTATAAGGGCTTCGACACCAAGCCCTTGGTTCTTGGGCCGGGCGGCTTCTTTGACGGAACGTGGTTCGCAAGATTTGTCAAGGGAGCGGCCGGGTCACTTCAAGTTGTCACGCACCACATTTACAATCTTGGGCCAG GAGTGGACGAGCATTTGATTGAAAAGATACTCGACCCTTCGTATCTTGATGGCGAAGCGCAGACTTTTAAGGATCTTCAGAGTATCGTGAAGAGCTCGGGAAGTGGAGCTGTTGCTTGGGTTGGTGAAGCTGGAGGGGCTTATAACAGTGGCAGAAATCTCGTGACAAATGCATTTGTGTTTAGTTTCTG GTATCTGGATCAGCTAGGGATGTCTGCTGCCTATGATTCCAAAACATACTGCAGACAGTCATTCGTTGGCGGGAACTACGGTCTGATCGATACGAACACTTACGTCCCTAACCCCGATTACTACAG TGCACTACTTTGGCATCGTCTCATGGGAAGACGGGTTGTGTCGACAAGTTTCAACGGGGCGAGCAAGATGCGTGCGTACGCTCATTGTTCCAAGAACAGG AATGGAATCACACTGCTACTGATCAATCTAGACAACACCACTACAGTTCAAGTTGGGGTTTCAGTCGAGAAACTGACGCTGGAGCAGGCTGTTCGACTAACACGCAAGACACAATTCTCGGGTGGATAcagagaagaagaggaagagacCGGAAACGAGATGTCGAGGGACGAATACCATCTAACTGCAAAAGATGGAGATTTGCATAGCAGAACAATGCTTCTAAATGGGGAAATACTGCAACTGAATTCTTCAGGCCAAATACCTCCATTAAACCCGAGAAGAGTAGACGTTTTACAACCGATAACAGTTGCTCCCTACTCTATACTATTTGCTCAGATACCTATTAGCCTCCCCGCCTGCAAATAA
- the LOC121752910 gene encoding cysteine--tRNA ligase, chloroplastic/mitochondrial-like isoform X2: MISATLATPVYMLLLMCSTGRYLKHLGYEVNYVRNFTDVDDKIIARANELGEDPISLSRRFCEEFHLDMTYLNCLPPSVEPRVSDHIPQIIAMIRQILDNGCAYAVEGDVYFSIDKFPEYGRLSGRKLEDNRAGQRVTVDSRKRNTADFALWKAAKEGEPFWESPWGPGRPGWHIECSAMSAAYLGYSFDIHGGGMDLVFPHHENEIAQSCAACRESNVSYWIHNGFVTIDSEKMSKSLGNFFTIRKVLELYHPLALRHFLLGTHYRSPINYSELLLETASDRVYYIYQALHDSESITAQHDEASLKDSIPAEVATCINKFRDECSISMTDDLHTSVALAAISEPLKTMNDLLHTRKGKKQQLRVESLAALEKTVRDILAVLGLLPNSYSEALKQLKDYALRRAKLTEDHVMHKIEERNAARKNKEYEKSDAIRKELASAGIALMDSPEGTTWRPALPLALQDQ; the protein is encoded by the exons ATGATCTCAGCCACATTGGCCACGCCCGTGTATATGTTGCTTTTGATGTGCTCTACAG gcAGATACCTTAAGCATTTGGGATATGAGGTTAACTACGTTCGCAATTTCACCGATGTTGATGACAAG ATTATTGCCAGAGCAAATGAATTGGGTGAAGATCCGATTAGCTTGAGCAGAAGATTTTGTGAGGAATTTCATCTTGACATGACGTATCTGAACTGCCTTCCTCCTTCCGTGGAGCCTCGTGTCTCTGATCACATACCGCAAATTATTGCTATGATCAGACAG ATACTGGATAATGGATGTGCATACGCAGTTGAGGGTGATGTGTACTTCTCCATAGACAAATTCCCCGAGTATGGAAGACTATCTGGACGTAAACTGGAAGATAACAGGGCTGGTCAACGAGTTACAGTGGACTCTAGGAAGAGAAACACAGCTGACTTTGCTTTATGGAAG GCAGCAAAGGAGGGAGAACCTTTCTGGGAGAGTCCATGGGGTCCGGGAAGGCCGGGATGGCATATCGAGTGCAGTGCTATGAGTGCTGCTTATTTAGGTTATTCTTTCGACATACATGGTGGTGGAATGGATCTTGTATTTCCCCATCACGAGAATGAGATTGCTCAAAGCTGTGCCGCCTGCCGTGAAAGCAATGTAAGTTATTGGATCCATAATGGATTTGTGACCATCGATTCTGAGAAGATGTCGAAATCTCTTGGCAACTTTTTCACCATTAGAAAG GTACTCGAACTTTATCATCCACTGGCTCTGAGGCATTTCCTTTTGGGAACTCACTATCGTTCCCCTATTAATTACTCGGAGTTACTGCTTGAAACTGCATCAGACCGTGTTTACTATATCTATCAG GCATTACATGATAGTGAGAGTATCACGGCCCAGCATGATGAAGCTAGTTTGAAGGATTCGATTCCAGCAGAAGTTGCAACTTGCATcaacaaatttcgggatgaatgTTCGATATCAATGACAGATGATCTACATACTTCTGTAGCATTGGCTGCAATTTCTGAACCATTGAAAACCATGAATGATCTTTTGCATACCCGAAAG GGAAAGAAGCAACAACTCAGAGTCGAGTCACTTGCTGCTTTAGAGAAGACGGTTAGGGATATTCTTGCTGTTTTGGGGCTTTTGCCAAATAGCTATTCCGAG GCGTTGAAGCAGCTGAAGGATTACGCTCTGAGGCGTGCAAAGTTGACAGAAGATCATGTTATGCACAAGATCGAAGAAAGGAATGCTgcgagaaaaaataaagaatacgAAAAATCCGATGCAATTCGAAAAGAATTGGCTAGTGCAGGCATTGCACTCATGGACAGCCCAGAAGGCACAACTTGGAGACCTGCTCTGCCTCTGGCATTGCAAGACCAATAG
- the LOC121752910 gene encoding cysteine--tRNA ligase, chloroplastic/mitochondrial-like isoform X1: protein MATILRWYKPLFPLSFNSRTKFRFRSTFSAAKFESLTTCCEQNKLREVKKELWLYNTMSKQRELFKPKVEGKVGMYVCGVTAYDLSHIGHARVYVAFDVLYRYLKHLGYEVNYVRNFTDVDDKIIARANELGEDPISLSRRFCEEFHLDMTYLNCLPPSVEPRVSDHIPQIIAMIRQILDNGCAYAVEGDVYFSIDKFPEYGRLSGRKLEDNRAGQRVTVDSRKRNTADFALWKAAKEGEPFWESPWGPGRPGWHIECSAMSAAYLGYSFDIHGGGMDLVFPHHENEIAQSCAACRESNVSYWIHNGFVTIDSEKMSKSLGNFFTIRKVLELYHPLALRHFLLGTHYRSPINYSELLLETASDRVYYIYQALHDSESITAQHDEASLKDSIPAEVATCINKFRDECSISMTDDLHTSVALAAISEPLKTMNDLLHTRKGKKQQLRVESLAALEKTVRDILAVLGLLPNSYSEALKQLKDYALRRAKLTEDHVMHKIEERNAARKNKEYEKSDAIRKELASAGIALMDSPEGTTWRPALPLALQDQ, encoded by the exons ATGGCAACGATATTGAGATGGTACAAACCCTTGTTTCCTCTCTCTTTCAATTCGAGGACCAAATTCCGCTTTCGTAGCACTTTCTCTGCTGCAAAGTTTGAGTCTTTGACGACCTGCTGTGAGCAAAATAAATTGCGGGAAGTAAAGAAAGAGCTTTGGCTGTACAACACGATGAGCAAGCAAAGAGAGTTGTTTAAGCCTAAGGTGGAAGGCAAAGTAGGAATGTACGTTTGCGGCGTCACCGCCTATGATCTCAGCCACATTGGCCACGCCCGTGTATATGTTGCTTTTGATGTGCTCTACAG ATACCTTAAGCATTTGGGATATGAGGTTAACTACGTTCGCAATTTCACCGATGTTGATGACAAG ATTATTGCCAGAGCAAATGAATTGGGTGAAGATCCGATTAGCTTGAGCAGAAGATTTTGTGAGGAATTTCATCTTGACATGACGTATCTGAACTGCCTTCCTCCTTCCGTGGAGCCTCGTGTCTCTGATCACATACCGCAAATTATTGCTATGATCAGACAG ATACTGGATAATGGATGTGCATACGCAGTTGAGGGTGATGTGTACTTCTCCATAGACAAATTCCCCGAGTATGGAAGACTATCTGGACGTAAACTGGAAGATAACAGGGCTGGTCAACGAGTTACAGTGGACTCTAGGAAGAGAAACACAGCTGACTTTGCTTTATGGAAG GCAGCAAAGGAGGGAGAACCTTTCTGGGAGAGTCCATGGGGTCCGGGAAGGCCGGGATGGCATATCGAGTGCAGTGCTATGAGTGCTGCTTATTTAGGTTATTCTTTCGACATACATGGTGGTGGAATGGATCTTGTATTTCCCCATCACGAGAATGAGATTGCTCAAAGCTGTGCCGCCTGCCGTGAAAGCAATGTAAGTTATTGGATCCATAATGGATTTGTGACCATCGATTCTGAGAAGATGTCGAAATCTCTTGGCAACTTTTTCACCATTAGAAAG GTACTCGAACTTTATCATCCACTGGCTCTGAGGCATTTCCTTTTGGGAACTCACTATCGTTCCCCTATTAATTACTCGGAGTTACTGCTTGAAACTGCATCAGACCGTGTTTACTATATCTATCAG GCATTACATGATAGTGAGAGTATCACGGCCCAGCATGATGAAGCTAGTTTGAAGGATTCGATTCCAGCAGAAGTTGCAACTTGCATcaacaaatttcgggatgaatgTTCGATATCAATGACAGATGATCTACATACTTCTGTAGCATTGGCTGCAATTTCTGAACCATTGAAAACCATGAATGATCTTTTGCATACCCGAAAG GGAAAGAAGCAACAACTCAGAGTCGAGTCACTTGCTGCTTTAGAGAAGACGGTTAGGGATATTCTTGCTGTTTTGGGGCTTTTGCCAAATAGCTATTCCGAG GCGTTGAAGCAGCTGAAGGATTACGCTCTGAGGCGTGCAAAGTTGACAGAAGATCATGTTATGCACAAGATCGAAGAAAGGAATGCTgcgagaaaaaataaagaatacgAAAAATCCGATGCAATTCGAAAAGAATTGGCTAGTGCAGGCATTGCACTCATGGACAGCCCAGAAGGCACAACTTGGAGACCTGCTCTGCCTCTGGCATTGCAAGACCAATAG
- the LOC121752910 gene encoding cysteine--tRNA ligase, chloroplastic/mitochondrial-like isoform X3, which yields MATILRWYKPLFPLSFNSRTKFRFRSTFSAAKFESLTTCCEQNKLREVKKELWLYNTMSKQRELFKPKVEGKVGMYVCGVTAYDLSHIGHARVYVAFDVLYRYLKHLGYEVNYVRNFTDVDDKIIARANELGEDPISLSRRFCEEFHLDMTYLNCLPPSVEPRVSDHIPQIIAMIRQILDNGCAYAVEGDVYFSIDKFPEYGRLSGRKLEDNRAGQRVTVDSRKRNTADFALWKAAKEGEPFWESPWGPGRPGWHIECSAMSAAYLGYSFDIHGGGMDLVFPHHENEIAQSCAACRESNVSYWIHNGFVTIDSEKMSKSLGNFFTIRKVLELYHPLALRHFLLGTHYRSPINYSELLLETASDRVYYIYQALHDSESITAQHDEASLKDSIPAEVATCINKFRDECSISMTDDLHTSVALAAISEPLKTMNDLLHTRKVIRAGKEATTQSRVTCCFREDG from the exons ATGGCAACGATATTGAGATGGTACAAACCCTTGTTTCCTCTCTCTTTCAATTCGAGGACCAAATTCCGCTTTCGTAGCACTTTCTCTGCTGCAAAGTTTGAGTCTTTGACGACCTGCTGTGAGCAAAATAAATTGCGGGAAGTAAAGAAAGAGCTTTGGCTGTACAACACGATGAGCAAGCAAAGAGAGTTGTTTAAGCCTAAGGTGGAAGGCAAAGTAGGAATGTACGTTTGCGGCGTCACCGCCTATGATCTCAGCCACATTGGCCACGCCCGTGTATATGTTGCTTTTGATGTGCTCTACAG ATACCTTAAGCATTTGGGATATGAGGTTAACTACGTTCGCAATTTCACCGATGTTGATGACAAG ATTATTGCCAGAGCAAATGAATTGGGTGAAGATCCGATTAGCTTGAGCAGAAGATTTTGTGAGGAATTTCATCTTGACATGACGTATCTGAACTGCCTTCCTCCTTCCGTGGAGCCTCGTGTCTCTGATCACATACCGCAAATTATTGCTATGATCAGACAG ATACTGGATAATGGATGTGCATACGCAGTTGAGGGTGATGTGTACTTCTCCATAGACAAATTCCCCGAGTATGGAAGACTATCTGGACGTAAACTGGAAGATAACAGGGCTGGTCAACGAGTTACAGTGGACTCTAGGAAGAGAAACACAGCTGACTTTGCTTTATGGAAG GCAGCAAAGGAGGGAGAACCTTTCTGGGAGAGTCCATGGGGTCCGGGAAGGCCGGGATGGCATATCGAGTGCAGTGCTATGAGTGCTGCTTATTTAGGTTATTCTTTCGACATACATGGTGGTGGAATGGATCTTGTATTTCCCCATCACGAGAATGAGATTGCTCAAAGCTGTGCCGCCTGCCGTGAAAGCAATGTAAGTTATTGGATCCATAATGGATTTGTGACCATCGATTCTGAGAAGATGTCGAAATCTCTTGGCAACTTTTTCACCATTAGAAAG GTACTCGAACTTTATCATCCACTGGCTCTGAGGCATTTCCTTTTGGGAACTCACTATCGTTCCCCTATTAATTACTCGGAGTTACTGCTTGAAACTGCATCAGACCGTGTTTACTATATCTATCAG GCATTACATGATAGTGAGAGTATCACGGCCCAGCATGATGAAGCTAGTTTGAAGGATTCGATTCCAGCAGAAGTTGCAACTTGCATcaacaaatttcgggatgaatgTTCGATATCAATGACAGATGATCTACATACTTCTGTAGCATTGGCTGCAATTTCTGAACCATTGAAAACCATGAATGATCTTTTGCATACCCGAAAG GTGATTCGTGCAGGGAAAGAAGCAACAACTCAGAGTCGAGTCACTTGCTGCTTTAGAGAAGACGGTTAG